In the Magnolia sinica isolate HGM2019 chromosome 15, MsV1, whole genome shotgun sequence genome, one interval contains:
- the LOC131227811 gene encoding U-box domain-containing protein 21: MFRIRKAGRKDGTRPGTNPAVDLAIPAHFRCPISLDLMKDPVTLCTGITYDRQSIDTWIEAGNLTCPVTNQVLRSMDQIPNHTIRRMIQDWCVENRSYGIERIPTPRIPVTTTEVSVILLEITTACRARDDVRCLELVKKINALGKESERNRQCITAIETGRVLSATFDAFATSSMENHVAILEEILLALTWMFPLYDEARIYLGSSASLHCMAWFLKCGSLGGRRATVLAVKDLASSEQRHVNALVGTDGLLEALVKMIKEPICPTTTKASLMTIYYMVSSSSPSSSSPKQKTAERFVELGLVALLLEALVDSEKSICEKALAVLDGICDCDEGRKMAHDHALTVPILVKKIFRVSNMATEFAVSVLWKLSKNCKEEDGGILVEGLLVGAFQKILLLLQVGCGERTKEKATDLLKLLNGYRGRGECIDSMDFKQLKRPF, translated from the coding sequence ATGTTCAGAATCCGAAAAGCCGGCCGGAAGGATGGGACAAGGCCGGGTACTAATCCGGCCGTTGATCTCGCTATCCCGGCCCACTTCAGGTGCCCCATATCGTTGGATCTTATGAAGGATCCCGTGACATTGTGCACCGGCATCACATATGATCGCCAGAGCATCGACACATGGATTGAAGCGGGAAACCTCACGTGCCCCGTCACCAACCAGGTCCTCAGGAGCATGGACCAGATCCCAAACCATACTATAAGGAGGATGATACAGGACTGGTGCGTCGAGAACCGTTCTTATGGGATTGAACGGATACCGACGCCCAGGATTCCGGTCACCACAACAGAAGTATCAGTTATCCTTTTAGAAATTACGACGGCATGCCGAGCAAGGGATGATGTTCGATGCCTTGAATTGGTGAAGAAAATCAACGCATTAGGCAAGGAGAGCGAGCGCAACCGGCAGTGCATCACAGCAATTGAGACGGGCCGTGTCTTATCGGCGACATTCGACGCATTCGCCACTTCATCGATGGAAAACCATGTAGCCATCTTGGAGGAGATCCTATTGGCATTGACATGGATGTTCCCACTCTATGATGAGGCTAGAATATACCTTGGATCATCTGCatccttgcattgcatggcctggTTTTTAAAATGTGGGAGTTTGGGGGGAAGACGGGCGACGGTTTTGGCTGTCAAAGATCTAGCTTCCTCAGAACAAAGGCATGTAAATGCCTTAGTAGGGACAGATGGATTGTTGGAAGCTTTGGTCAAGATGATCAAAGAGCCTATTTGCCCAACAACCACAAAAGCTTCATTGATGACCATCTACTACATGGTTTCTTCATCGTCACCGTCATCTTCTTCGCCGAAACAGAAAACTGCAGAAAGATTTGTTGAGTTGGGTCTTGTCGCTTTGTTACTTGAAGCACTCGTCGACTCAGAAAAGAGTATCTGTGAGAAGGCTTTGGCTGTTTTGGATGGGATCTGTGATTGTGATGAGGGGAGAAAAATGGCCCATGATCACGCATTAACGGTGCCGATTCTCGTGAAGAAGATTTTCCGAGTATCGAATATGGCGACGGAGTTTGCCGTCTCGGTCCTTTGGAAGCTTTCCAAGAACTGCAAAGAAGAGGATGGAGGGATATTGGTAGAGGGTCTTCTAGTGGGGGCATTTCAAAAGATCTTGTTGCTTTTGCAGGTGGGCTGTGGTGAGAGAACAAAGGAAAAGGCAACAGACCTTTTGAAACTGCTTAATGGTTATAGAGGGAGGGGAGAGTGTATTGATTCCATGGATTTCAAGCAGTTGAAAAGACCCTTTTGA